In Flammeovirgaceae bacterium, the sequence TTGGTTACGCAGAAAGTATGCTTATAACGGCAATTACTGAAAACAATGAAACTGAAAACCTATTGGCTATTTATCCTAACCCAGCCCGGAATTATTTGACATTGAGATTATCTGCTTTTAGCAAAAATGCCGAAATAAAAATATACAATAGTTTCGGGCAACTTGAAAACATTATTTCAAATATAAATGGTGAAATCGTTGAGATAAATACAGAAAAATTGCAGAATGGTGTATATTTTCTTGCAATAAATGATGGAGAAAAACTCTTAAATAAGAAGTTTATCATCAATAAATGATATCAGAAAAACGCCAGCAGGTAACAGCCGTTTGCCGCAATGGGGCTGACGTGGTTAAATCAAATGCAGTGCATCTATCAATCCCGCATATGCGGGATGCTTGGTTGAGGCCGCAGGTGCGGGACTCCGAGAATCGCCAACTGCGGCAACCAGACAGGAGGCACACCCGATTGACGAGAAGCACGAACTGCTAACAGCGGTTTGGCGTAATGGCGGGTGACGTTCTTTGTAGAACCATTTATGTTCATAATCCGTCACTACGTAAAGCACCAAAACGTTACGCCCTTAATACCCCCCAAAATATTTTCTTAAAAACCACTCCGTGCCTACCAGCAGCACCAGCAGCATGAAAATCACAGGCATGTTAATGATCGGCCGGTAGCGCTCGTTACTGCGCAGGATGCCCCGCGCTTCAAGGGCGGTCAGTTCGTTTTGTAACTCATCAAACCGGTTTACCGGGTAAAACCGGCCGCCAGTATTGGCTGCAAGTTTCCGCAGCAAATCAAAATCGGCCGTCAGGTTAAGCAACTCAAGTTGCTGGGCCGTTACAAGAAACTGCCCGCGTACTTCATTGCGTGCACCATTCACTACGGTGGCAGCTTTGTACCGGTACACACCCTCCTTCAATCCGCTCAGTGAATACCGTGTGTTTCCGGGGCTCGTAATGTAACTGTATTGAGCGCGTTTTCCCTGTTCATCGGTTATCTCCAGGTCAATGGTATTGCCGTAAACAGGTTCAAAAATATCGTTAAACAACTGGCTCTCGAACACCACCGCTTCCGTCTCTGAAAATTGCTGCTTCACCGGAAAACACCGGAATTTGCGATTGTCATCGGCCGTAGAAAGAAACTGAATAAGCTTGCCGAAAAACTCATCGAACACAGCCGTGTTTTCGGTTTTTGAATATTCATGCAGGCGCCAGCGCCACAACCCTTCACCGAGCATCATACCGGTTTTTCGGGTTTCGGAATTTTCAACCACCAGCAGCGGCTTATCGGTAACCAGGCTGCCCACCTTTTGCATGAGCAGGGGCATAGCCTGAGCCACCGGTTGAATCTTTCCAAAGTGCACACTCACCGGTGGAAACGCATTGAACGTTGAGCCCGCCTCGGCCGAAAGAGCAAACAGTGAAAAATTCGGGTTGATAACCGGTGTTACTTCATCAAATTGACGGGGTGGTTGTTCAAATCTTAACGGCAGGTTGTACTGGCCAAGCTGGTTCCAGTCGGTTTGGCTGCCCAGTATTAATAATACCGGTGTACGTCCCGTCATCGCCCACTGAAATAGTTCGCGGTGGCGGCCCCGCACATCGGGCACCTGATGGAAAATAATAAGGTCAACAGCATCTGGTTGCAGCAACGCAGGTTCGGCTTCGCTCACGGGCGGTATGTGCAGAACAAGTTCATAATTGGCATTCTTTTCAATAACCGACCGCAACGCTTTCACATCAGGATGGGGCGCCCCGCCCACCAGCAGTATTTTTTTCTTTCCTTTTATTACTTCGATAAACACCGTAGCCTGGTTGTTTTTGAGGTTGCTTTCTCCGGGTTTTCGTTCCACCACCACATCCCAGCGCTGAAGGCCCTCTTCCGCAGCCACCGGTTTGAATTCCACCGGAATAAATCCGTCATTCATAACAGTTTTGCTTTGTCGTTCAATAACCGAGCCTTTGTGTACAAGCGAAACAACAACCTGCTCCTGGCGAAAGCCGGTAGCCGAAATTTCTGCACGCAGCAGAAACTGGTTTCCCTGGTAAGCAATTTTGTTATACAACACATCTTTTACAGCCAGGTCGGCCCGTTGTAACGTATCACCAAGCCCAACGGTGTACACCGGAAAGTTGTAATCGCCATAGAGCGGAGAAAGCCCGGTATTGTAAATGCCATCTGAAATCAGCACCACGCCTTCAATCCTCCGGCCTTCAAAACGGTTACCAACTTTACGCAAAGCTTCATGGATGTTGGTGCTTGGCGAGGTGTACTTTTCACCGGCAAAATCATTGCCCTGTAAATCGAATTTAACGGGTTCAAAATCGCGCTTGCTTAACCCATCCATTAACCCGGAAGTTTTGACAGCGAGCGCTTTTAATGAAACTGAGTCAATTACTTCGGCAACCGACAAGGAGTTGTCGCGCAGAATAACAACTACCGGTTTCTCCATTGTAGTTTCAATCTGTTTAACAATAGGGCTCAGCAACAGGAAAAAAAGAAATACGGAAAGCAATGCCCGCAGGGCGAACAGCATGCGGTTTAACGTATTGCTCCACGGATGTTTAACCCGGTAATACATGAGGGCGGCATACGCAAGCCCGCCCGCCAGGCACAGCAGGATAAAACCAAAAGAGGCATCGAGCAGAATTTGCTTCATGACGGCCGTTAAGATAACAAATGCGGGCCCTTAGTAACCATATTTTTCTTTCCACAGGCTGCGAAGGTACTTTCTTAACTCTTCTTCGCGCGGATTGTTGCCCGGTTCATAAAGTTTTGTCCCGCTCACCTGCTCCGGCAGAAATTCCATGTCGGCAAAATTTCCCTCAAATTGGTGCGCGTATTTGTAGCCCTTACCATAACCCAGTTCTTTCATCAGGTTGGTAGGCGTATTGCGAATGGATAACGGCACGGGCAAATCACCGGTTTCATTTACTACACGAATGGCTTCCTCAATCGCCACATAACTTGCATTGCTTTTGGGCGAACAGGCCAGGTAAACCGCGCATTGTGCCAGGATAATCCGCGCTTCCGGGTAACCAATCACATCTACCGCCTGAAAGGTACTGGTGGCCAGTACCAGCGCATTGGGGTTGGCGTTGCCAATGTCTTCCGAGGCGAGGATAACCATCCTGCGGGCGATGAATTTTACGTCCTCTCCGCCTTCCACCATGCGGGCCAGGTAATAGAGGGCAGCGTTCGGATCGCTGCCGCGGATGGATTTGATGAATGCGGAGATGATATCATAGTGCTGTTCACCGCTTTTATCATAAACAGCAATTTTTTTCTGGGCCACCTGTGTGGCCAATTCATCGGTAATAATAACCGGGTTAGCCGGAACGGAATCCACAATCAGCTCAAGCAGGTTAAGTACCTTTCGTGCATCACCACCCGATAACCGAAACAATGCGGCATGTTCTTCCAGGTTTATTGTTCGCTTTTTCAGTTCTTCGTCTTTGCTCATTGCCTGGTTAATCAATAACAGGAGATCATCCGCAGAAAGCGGGTTGAGCGTGTACACCTGGCAGCGTGAAAGCAAGGCGGAGTTTACTTCAAACGATGGGTTTTCGGTTGTTGCTCCTATCAGTATAACAATTCCTTTTTCAACAGCACCCAGCAGCGCATCCTGCTGTGATTTATTAAAGCGATGAATTTCATCAATAAACAGAATGGATTTGCCCGACTGCCGCGCACGATCAATCACCTCGCGGATGTCTTTAACGCCCGAACTGATGGCGCTAAGCGTGTAAAAAGGTCTTTTCACTTCATGGGCAATGATGTTGGCCAGGGTTGTTTTACCCGTACCGGGAGGACCCCACAAAATCATGGAAGGTATATTGCCCGACTGAATGGCCTTGCGGATAATTCCGTTTGAACCGGTTAGATGTAACTGCCCCACCAGGTCCTCCAGTTTTGAAGGACGCATGCGTTCGGCCAGCGGGTGTTTTGCCTGGAAGAGCATCAGAGTACCGGTGATTATCGTGACTTCAACTACAAATGCAAAATCGAATTTTGAAAATTACGAAATCGAACCCGTGTTTGGTTGGTGGAAGAAGCTTATTTGGTTTTTAAGGCTTAGCGTTCTACTTTTGTGCACCAAATCGCGGGGTGGAGCAGTTGGTAGCTCGTTGGGCTCATAACCCAAAGGTCGTAAGTTCGAGTCTTACCCCCGCTACTAAATAAGGCGACCTCGAAAGGGTCGCTTTTATTATTTTTCAATCATTAGGAATTCGAATTCCAAGTAATGCCATCTAAACCATTCAAATCAGGCTTCGTCAGTATCGTTGGGAAACCCAACGTGGGGAAATCCACCCTGATGAACCGGTTAGT encodes:
- a CDS encoding VWA domain-containing protein — translated: MKQILLDASFGFILLCLAGGLAYAALMYYRVKHPWSNTLNRMLFALRALLSVFLFFLLLSPIVKQIETTMEKPVVVILRDNSLSVAEVIDSVSLKALAVKTSGLMDGLSKRDFEPVKFDLQGNDFAGEKYTSPSTNIHEALRKVGNRFEGRRIEGVVLISDGIYNTGLSPLYGDYNFPVYTVGLGDTLQRADLAVKDVLYNKIAYQGNQFLLRAEISATGFRQEQVVVSLVHKGSVIERQSKTVMNDGFIPVEFKPVAAEEGLQRWDVVVERKPGESNLKNNQATVFIEVIKGKKKILLVGGAPHPDVKALRSVIEKNANYELVLHIPPVSEAEPALLQPDAVDLIIFHQVPDVRGRHRELFQWAMTGRTPVLLILGSQTDWNQLGQYNLPLRFEQPPRQFDEVTPVINPNFSLFALSAEAGSTFNAFPPVSVHFGKIQPVAQAMPLLMQKVGSLVTDKPLLVVENSETRKTGMMLGEGLWRWRLHEYSKTENTAVFDEFFGKLIQFLSTADDNRKFRCFPVKQQFSETEAVVFESQLFNDIFEPVYGNTIDLEITDEQGKRAQYSYITSPGNTRYSLSGLKEGVYRYKAATVVNGARNEVRGQFLVTAQQLELLNLTADFDLLRKLAANTGGRFYPVNRFDELQNELTALEARGILRSNERYRPIINMPVIFMLLVLLVGTEWFLRKYFGGY
- a CDS encoding replication-associated recombination protein A, encoding MLFQAKHPLAERMRPSKLEDLVGQLHLTGSNGIIRKAIQSGNIPSMILWGPPGTGKTTLANIIAHEVKRPFYTLSAISSGVKDIREVIDRARQSGKSILFIDEIHRFNKSQQDALLGAVEKGIVILIGATTENPSFEVNSALLSRCQVYTLNPLSADDLLLLINQAMSKDEELKKRTINLEEHAALFRLSGGDARKVLNLLELIVDSVPANPVIITDELATQVAQKKIAVYDKSGEQHYDIISAFIKSIRGSDPNAALYYLARMVEGGEDVKFIARRMVILASEDIGNANPNALVLATSTFQAVDVIGYPEARIILAQCAVYLACSPKSNASYVAIEEAIRVVNETGDLPVPLSIRNTPTNLMKELGYGKGYKYAHQFEGNFADMEFLPEQVSGTKLYEPGNNPREEELRKYLRSLWKEKYGY